Genomic segment of Methanolobus mangrovi:
TTTTCTACTTTTCCCCTCATAAAAATCAATTAGGATACATCTTTAATTAGCGTATGAAAAATAAAAGGTAACATCAGCGATGTTACCTCAAGATATTAAGAAGAATTTCCCGCTTTGACAGATACTCTTCAGACCTTATGGAATGACAAGTACCGGTCTTTTTGCATGTCTTACCACATTCTCTGCAACACTTCCAAGCAGGATATGACTGAGCCCTGTTACACCTAGTGTTCCCATCACGATAAGGTTTGTGTCGTTCTCTTTGGCAAAATCCACGATACCGTCTGCGGGTGTCTTACCATCAATGATCACCGGCTCCACTATTAAACCTGCTTTTTTACCAGCTTCAACTACATATGCAGTCGCTTTTTCGCCTTCATCCTTCAGGTGGTTTTCCAGTGCCTTTGACCACATCTCCCCACGCATAGCAAGAGTAACACCGGTGTGAGGTACAACATAAAGAGCACTGACCTTAGCACCATTCGCTTTTGCCAGTCCTATACCCCATTCTACTGCGTTCATTACGTTCTCAGAACCATCCGTAGCTATTGCTATAGTTTTTATTTCTGCACTCATACTTAATCCCCAATAAGTAATCAAGATTCAAGTAACATATAACTGACGAGTACAGTCTTATTAAATGGATGAACGCCTACATGAAGGTCAATTTATCATATGATTCGCGTCAAATCCTTCTATATTAGTATAAGTCGAATTGAACTCAAACATGAAATAATTACCATCTGCTGGTGTTACGTTATACAGCCAGATCTCTGAATCATCTATGCCGTTTATGAGCACATTAGCATCTCCGTTCTCACTGAAATATGTCTGGGAGAGATCAGATGGCAGGTAGTATGAAATTGTGGATTCAAAGTTATCTGCTTTGCTTATGTAAATGTTTGTTATATCGCCGGTTTCTTCAAGAACATTGTTCAAGTAGAAATCAACATTGAAGTCATATGCTGTAATCTGCCAGGAAACTCCAGAACCCCCTATGATAGCTTGACCGGATGGTTGCTGGCCATTCATCACAAACATGACATTATCATTATTTTTTATAGATTTTGTGACTCCATTGATAGTTATGGAGCTACCCCCACCTCCGGTCTTGAACTTGATATAGTCTCCGTTTGCAACATACCCCCCGATATTGGCTTTCAGGAGATGCATATTAATTCCGGAACCATTGGCAGGTGTTGTTTCTGATATTACTGTCCACGTCCATTCCAGTGAATCGGTGAGCAATTGGTCAGTGGTATTCTTTGCGACCAGAGTTAGAGTGTATGTGCCTGCGAAAGCACTTGTGTTTGTATAAAATGGACTTGTCCCGTTGGACCATGCAAGATGCTGACCGTTCAGCAGAAACTCATTAATGGATGATTGGCTGCTGATTGCACTGAACGTTACAGACTGTGATGTATTGCTCTGGTACGAAGTTAGCGGGTTCTGACCTGACAGGACCGGAGCTGTTAGTGTTGGTGTGGGTGTTGAACCATTGGTGGATGATATTACATTCGATACATCACCAAGCAAGGTTCCACTTTTGAGCACGAAATTTGAATCAGTGGTTATCATGACAATACCAACGTAATCATTCTGACCTATACTGTCAGACCACAATTCAGAAGTATTGATCCTGATGGTTTCACCCAGATTCCAGGCAGTATTACCTTTTATCTGTATCAATTCAGATGATGTGAGATCCCTTCTGGTTCCGTTGATGTTCAATACAATGCGAATTCCGGAAACATCAATTGTTTCTCCCCCGGTATGACGCAGGTAAATGGTATCAGAATCTACATCGGCCCATCCCTGAATATCAGCATGCACCTTTTCCTGGGGGCTGGCATATGAGAATATAAAAACAGCAACAACAGAGAACGCAAGTACTGCAATTGCTGTCATTAATACCTCTCCTATGATCTCGGAGACAGCATCAGTATTTTCCAGGAAAGTGTTTCTTCGGCTGTTCATGCGGGACCTGCATCAGTAAATATTGTGTGCAATTCACATTCAAGCTATGAGTATTGCTCACTCAAGCATACCTTTTTGCTTATTCATGGCCACTACAAGCTTATAAAATAATAATATTGCACTCAATATATATAATGAGTGGTATTTTATCACAAGCAAAAACAATCACTGTCTGATAAAGACGGCTGGGGGCTATATCTTTCCGTATTACAGGCACATGCCATTCCAAGAAACTTTGAACAAACAAATTGATGAATGAAGTCCTGAATACTAAAAATATCATTCTCATAATGAGAATACAAAACCTGAATAAATTTATATAAACAGAATGTCTTAAATGCAGTGAAGATTGGTGGGAGAATGCGAAAAAATACATACATCCATAGAACTGCAAAACTTTATGGTTCCAGCAGCGTGGGAGAGGACTCTGTTATTCTTGAAAATGTTACTTTAGGATACCCTCAGCACGGTATATTGATGGAGATAACAAAAGCAGGTTTTGAAATAGAAGATCATGATTTTATCGGCTCTACAATAGGAAGCAAGGCATTCATCCGAGCCGGCACTACTATTTTCAGTAACGTCAGGGCCGGAAATAATTTCAGGACCGGACATAATGCCATGATCCGAGAGAATACCACAATTGGCGATAATGTGCTCATTGGTACCAATGTCATCATAGATGGTAATGTCAGCATCGGAAACAATGTCAGTATCCAGGGCAATGTTTACATCCCGACACATGTGACAATAGAGGATAACGTGTTCATCGGACCATGTGCAGTACTGGCCAATGACAGGTACCCCATAAGAGGAGAATACAAGCCAGAAGGACCAATACTCAGGAAAGGAGCATCCATAGGAGCAAATGCTACCCTTATACCAGGGGTTGAGATTGGAGAAGGAACCATGGTGGCTGCTGGGGCATTGGTCACAAAGAATGTACCTGCATGGAAACTGGCTATCGGATGTCCTGCAAAGATAACAGACCTTCCTGAAAAACTGGAACTTTTAAATAACATATAAATTTGCAATCTTAATATGTAAATATAATTTATTTAAACAGGGATTTAAGTGATATCATGATACCCATTGCAAAACCACAGCTTGACGATGCTGAAATACTGGCAGTCAGCGATGTGCTGCGTTCAGGAATAATAGCCGAAGGGCAGCGTGTGGCAGAATTCGAGCAGGCGTTCGCAGAATATACAGGCACAGAACATGCAGTGGCTGTGAATTCAGGTACCGCGGCCCTTCATGCTGCTTTACTTGCCCATGGCATAGGTAAAGGTGATGAGGTCATCACTAGTTCCTTTAGCTTCATAGCTACTGCAAATTCAATACTTTTCACCGGTGCAAAACCAGTTTTTTCAGATATCAAAGCCGACACATTCAATCTGGACCCACAGCTTATTGAAGAGAAGATCACTCCTGCTACAAAGGCCATTATGCCTGTGCATCTCTATGGCCAACCTGCAGACATGGACCTCATGACAAACATAGCAGAGGACCACGGCCTTATCCTGATAGAGGATGCATGCCAGGCACATGGGGCTAAATACAATGGAAAGAAAGTTGGGTCTTTTGGCACCGGAGCATTCAGCTTCTACCCTACCAAGAACATGACCACCAGTGAAGGCGGTATTATAACGACCAATAACAGGGAAGTTGCAGATAAAGCACGCATGATACGCTCACACGGTTCAAAACAGCGATACCTGCATGAAATGCTTGGATACAACCTGCGCATGACAGATATCGCGGCCGCTATTGGACTGATACAACTTAGAAAACTTCCGGAATATACTGCCAGAAGACAACACAATGCTAAGTTGCTCACTGAGAACCTCAAAGATATCGAAGGAATACAATGCCCCACTGTTGGAGAAGGATGCGAACATGTATTCCACCAGTACACAATTCTTACTACGAATCGTGATGCACTTGCCGACCATCTTCGGAACGAAGGCATTGGCACAGGCATCTATTACCCCATACCAATCCATAAACAACCATATTACATGGAACTTGGATACAATGACAACTTACCGGTAACCGAAAAGGCTTCCATGGAAGTGCTTTCCCTCCCGGTACATCCGGGAGTTACGGATGAGGACATTGCCACTATCAGCAATGTTATAAAAAACTGGAGCGGTTCAAAATGTTAAAAGTAGGAGTTATCGGCGCCGGAGCCATGGGTAAGAATCACATACGCATTTACAGTGAAATGCCAGGTGTGGAACTTGTGGGAATCTCGGATATCGACAGGGAACTTGTGGAAGGACTTGCACAGCAATATAATACAAAAGCATTCACAGATTACATGGAACTCCTTGCAGAGGGACTTGATGCCGTAAGCATCGTAGTTCCTACAAAGATGCACAGGAAGGTGGCTATTGATGCCATAGAAGCCGGAGCACATGTACTTGTGGAAAAACCAATTGCCGATACTGTTGAAAATGCAAAGGCTATCATTGAGGCTGCTGACAGTAACGGTCGCTTACTTATGATTGGACACATCGAAAGGTTCAACCCTGCTGTCATCAAACTGAAAGAAATAATAGAAGAAGGCCTGCTGGGTAAGATAGTCTCGATATCCACCACAAGGGTGGGACCTTACAACCCCAGGATAAGGGATGTTGGAGTTATACTGGATATCGGAGTACATGACATTGACATAATATCATTCCTCTATGGCAGACCTGTGAACCAGGTATACGCTGTGGCAGGTGCAGATATCCATTCTTTTGAGGACCATGCAACCATCCATATGCGTCTGGACCATGAGTTCTCCGGACTTGTGGAAGTGAACTGGCTGACTCCGCACAAGGTTAGAAAACTCACAGCAGTGGGTGTTGGTGGTGTTGCCTATCTGGATTATATCGACCAGACCGTGGAACTGCATGACAGCGGCTGGGTAAGGAAAGCCAAGATAGAGCCGAAAGAACCACTTAAGAACGAACTTGAATACTTCATTGATTGCATTAACAAAGGTAAAAAGCCTGAACCTTGCGGAACAGATGGAAACCATGCACTAAAGGTCAGCCTGGCTGCCATCGAGTCCTACAAAAATGAAAAATTGATAGAGATTAAAGAGTGATCATCATGAGTCAAAAACTTGAGGACATACTAAAAGAGAAAGGCCCCATCAAAAAGATAGGTGTTATTGGCATGGGATATGTGGGCATCCCTGCTGCAGTACTGTTTGCTGATTCGGATAAATTCGACCTTGTACTGGGATTCCAGAGGGATTCACCTTCTTCAGGTTACAAAATAGACATGCTCAACCGTGGCGAGAGTCCACTTAAGGGTGAAGAGCCAGGCCTTGAAGACCTGCTGAAAAAGGTAGTTGATGCGGGTAAGTTTGAATGTACACCTGATTTTTCAAGGATATCCGAAGTTGACGCCATCACACTGGCCATACAGACACCTTTTGCAGACTCAAAGGCACTTGAACCGGACTTTGGTGCGCTTAAAGAAGGTATCCGCAATGTAGGGAGATATCTGCGACCAGGAATGCTTGTTGTACTGGAATCCACGATAACACCCGGAACCACAGAAACCATGGCAAAGGAGATACTTGAAGAGGAATCTGGCCTGAAAGCAGGAGAGGATTTCGCACTGGCACACGCTCCTGAAAGAGTAATGGTAGGCAGGCTACTCCGCAATATACAGGAACATGACCGCATTGTTGGTGGTATTGACCAGCCAAGTACTGACAGGGCAGTGGAGCTTTACAGCCCCGTGCTTACAAAGGGCAAGGTCATACCCATGAGCGCTACTGCAGCCGAAGTAACAAAGACTGCTGAGAACACCTTCAGGGACCTGCAGATAGCAGCTGCAAACCAGCTTGCACTCTACTGTGAGTCCATGGGTATCAATGTCTATGACGTCAGAGCCGGAATTGACAGCCTCAAGGGTGAAGGAATCACCAGGGCAATTCTCTGGCCAGGTGCAGGTGTTGGAGGTCATTGTCTGACCAAGGATACATATCACCTTGAACGCGGCGTTAAACTGGGAAGCGAGGCCCTTGATTATCCACAGGATGCAGAATCTATCTATGTCCTTGCACGCAGGGTCAATGATTTCATGCCAGTGCATATGTACAACCTGACAGTTGCTGCACTTAAGAGAGTTGGAAAGGATATCAATAGTTCAAAGATCGCTATGCTGGGATGGGCCTTCATCAACGATTCAGATGATGCACGTAACCCCCCTTCAGAACCTTATAGGGATATGGTTGTCGAAACAGGTGCTAATCTGCTTGTTCACGATCCACATGTGTTAAACTATCCTGAGGTAGAGATTCATAAGAATATAGACGAGGTTATTGAAGGTGCTGATGCGGTCGTAATATTCACAGGACACAAAGAGTACTTTAACCTCAAGCCAGATGACATTAAGAAAATGACCGGCATGGAAAATACTGTGATCATTGACGGCAGAAATGTTATTGATCCTGATATGTTCATCAATGCTGGTTTTATCTACAAGGGAATAGGCCGTGGCGATAAGAATGGCCATGAGATAATTAACTGATTAAATAAAAACAAACATATCAATGATTGGGTTCTTCCCAATCATCCTTACTCTTTTTTCTTTGAAGATTTATAAGAATAAGTATCACGAAGATGATCTGTGCGATGGTCACTCCAATCCCGTCAGCAAGCAGATCGTGTATACTGGAAGTACGGCCTGGTACGAATGACTGATGAAATTCATCTGTGATACCGTAGATTATGCCAAGCAGTACGGCAAAGATGGCTGCATACCTTTTCAATACAATGTTTTCGGAGTTCCTGAAGGTGAGATGTAGCAACACACCAAGACCAAAATAGAGGAACATGTGGGCTACTTTGTCCATATTAGTATACGCATATTCTGCAATATCAATAATAGAAACTAAACCCATATTCTTCAAGATATCTGCCAGCTGATACATGAGTGGTATCTTGAACATAGAGGATGGCACGCTCAAGTTAGACTGGGATGAAAGGTAGAATATGAATCCTGCGTATAGTATTGTCAGGGCAATGAGAATGTTCTTTTTATTCCTTTTATAATCAAATTTCTGTATATGAGAAACAATATCAAGTAAGAATTGTAAAAAATATTGAGCGTAAAGTACCAGATAAGCAATATATTTATTTTTTTTGAAGTTTTTCATATTCTTGATTATATAATGCTGGTAAAAGTTGAAATATCTATCCGGTCTTCAACCTATGATCTCTTCAAGGCCTTTGTAAAGGTCAACCTTCGGTTCAAATCCTATATTTTGTGCCTTTGAAATGTCAGAGTAGCTGTCCTTTATGTCACCAGGCATTGGGTCTCTAAACTCTATATCCATGTCCTTACCGAAGATATCAAGGACAATCTGTGCAAGCTCGTCTATGCGTGTGACCCTGCCTGTACCTACATTGTAGACCTCACCGTTGTCCCCTTGTCCATTGGCCAGCAACATAATCATGTTGACGACATCGTGGGCAGAAACGAAATCCCTGGTATTGGAACCGTCCCCGAAGATAATCGGAGGCATATCATCCCTTACACGGCCTATAAATTTGGATATGACACCGGAATAGGGATTGGAAGGATCCTGTCTTGGACTGTATATGTTAAATGGTCTTATGCAGACAGTTGGCAAACCATATGCATTATAATACATGCTGCAATACTTTTCACCACAGAACTTGCTGGCACCATAAGGTGACATTGGATTCTGAGGATGGTTCTCATCTATCGGAAGATATTCGGGATTGCCATAAATTGCAGCTGAACTTATGTAAATGAATCTCTCCAAGTTACCGGCACGTGCACCTTCAAGAAGATTGAGAGTTCCGAATACATTATTGTCAGCATCAAATACTGGATCATTCATAGACTTTGCAACGCTGATCTGAGCTGCCGTATGAATTATAATATCATGTTTACCAGCTAATTCTTTTGCTATAGGGGATCTGACATCCTCTTTTACGAAATGTACATGATTTGGTAATTCAGGCTCTTTGCCAGAGGAAAGGTTGTCAAGGACCGTAACATCATAGTCATCTTGCATCTTGTCAACAAGATAGCTGCCAACCTGACCGATACCACCGGTAATAAGAACCGTTTTCATGTTTTTATGATTGTAAACTAAGTATAATAAAATTACCCTGTACTGAAAAAATGTAATATACTAGGGAACTATATATAAATAATATATACTCAATATAAAAAATAAAAATAAGAAATCAGAACTTAACAAACAGTTCTGACCGGACCTGATGTCCTGGAAGTAGTCACAAATGTTGCGCGTTCCATGCAGTGAAGAGTGCAGAACATCTCTTCACGGGCACAGTTCTCATAAACATATATAGGACTACCACACATTGCGCATTTTTTCTCTAATAATTTCATTCGTACCACCTACGCGTGCCCAATATAATATAGATAGCAGAGCACTAATTAACATATAGTGACAATAACCCAATTGTCAACTTTATTTAGTTGAACCATACTATATAAATTTATGTCCGATGCAATAAATGATACTCATAATGATAATTAGAAAATAATAGGACCCTATGGAGGAAATATTAGAATATGAAATAGCAAACATATAGCAAAATAATCAGAAAGACAAATAATGAAAACACTGGTTTGTTAGCGGTAAATTCATATATAATATTAAAGCATTGAGTGAATAGATTTTTAAGAAGATTATTTAATAAATAACAAAGGATTTAAATTATGTTGGATCTTGAATCACCATCTACATTAGTGGCCTTAGTTCTTGCAAGTACCTTTTTGGCGCCATTTATAGTTACTTTTATTTCAATGCCATATTTCATCAAAAAACTGACAGAAAAAGGTATCATTGCCAGGGACTACTATAAAAGAGAAGTGACCATGATCCCGGAAAGAGGTGGCATTGCCATTCTTCTGGTTGCAATGGTATGTTTCTCATTGAACACGCTGTTCTTCAAGTTCGCAACAACAAACTATGTTGCCCTGATAGTGATAGCCATGTTCGGGCTGTTTGGCATACTTGACGATATGATAGACATAGGCAGGGTGACAAAGCTTCTTCTTATGTACTACTGCTCCTATCCTTTGATACAATATGCAACCCATACTGCATTCACACTACCAAATGTAGGTGATATTGAATTAGGTATCCTTTACCTTCAGTTCATAGTACCTACTTACGTCTTGGTAGCCTCCAATCTTGTGAACATGCATTCAGGTTTTAATGGCCTTTCCTCGGGACTTTCGGTAATAGTCCTTATAGCACTCATTGTAAAATCAGTCCTCATAGGAGATGTTGACAACATCTTTGCAGTTGTGAGCATAACCGGAGCGACCTTTGGTTACTACATGTATGACAGGTACCCCTCAAACATATTCTGGGGCAATATCGGCT
This window contains:
- a CDS encoding universal stress protein is translated as MSAEIKTIAIATDGSENVMNAVEWGIGLAKANGAKVSALYVVPHTGVTLAMRGEMWSKALENHLKDEGEKATAYVVEAGKKAGLIVEPVIIDGKTPADGIVDFAKENDTNLIVMGTLGVTGLSHILLGSVAENVVRHAKRPVLVIP
- a CDS encoding type IV pilin N-terminal domain-containing protein produces the protein MNSRRNTFLENTDAVSEIIGEVLMTAIAVLAFSVVAVFIFSYASPQEKVHADIQGWADVDSDTIYLRHTGGETIDVSGIRIVLNINGTRRDLTSSELIQIKGNTAWNLGETIRINTSELWSDSIGQNDYVGIVMITTDSNFVLKSGTLLGDVSNVISSTNGSTPTPTLTAPVLSGQNPLTSYQSNTSQSVTFSAISSQSSINEFLLNGQHLAWSNGTSPFYTNTSAFAGTYTLTLVAKNTTDQLLTDSLEWTWTVISETTPANGSGINMHLLKANIGGYVANGDYIKFKTGGGGSSITINGVTKSIKNNDNVMFVMNGQQPSGQAIIGGSGVSWQITAYDFNVDFYLNNVLEETGDITNIYISKADNFESTISYYLPSDLSQTYFSENGDANVLINGIDDSEIWLYNVTPADGNYFMFEFNSTYTNIEGFDANHMIN
- a CDS encoding acyltransferase; translation: MRKNTYIHRTAKLYGSSSVGEDSVILENVTLGYPQHGILMEITKAGFEIEDHDFIGSTIGSKAFIRAGTTIFSNVRAGNNFRTGHNAMIRENTTIGDNVLIGTNVIIDGNVSIGNNVSIQGNVYIPTHVTIEDNVFIGPCAVLANDRYPIRGEYKPEGPILRKGASIGANATLIPGVEIGEGTMVAAGALVTKNVPAWKLAIGCPAKITDLPEKLELLNNI
- a CDS encoding DegT/DnrJ/EryC1/StrS family aminotransferase, with protein sequence MIPIAKPQLDDAEILAVSDVLRSGIIAEGQRVAEFEQAFAEYTGTEHAVAVNSGTAALHAALLAHGIGKGDEVITSSFSFIATANSILFTGAKPVFSDIKADTFNLDPQLIEEKITPATKAIMPVHLYGQPADMDLMTNIAEDHGLILIEDACQAHGAKYNGKKVGSFGTGAFSFYPTKNMTTSEGGIITTNNREVADKARMIRSHGSKQRYLHEMLGYNLRMTDIAAAIGLIQLRKLPEYTARRQHNAKLLTENLKDIEGIQCPTVGEGCEHVFHQYTILTTNRDALADHLRNEGIGTGIYYPIPIHKQPYYMELGYNDNLPVTEKASMEVLSLPVHPGVTDEDIATISNVIKNWSGSKC
- a CDS encoding UDP-N-acetylglucosamine 3-dehydrogenase; amino-acid sequence: MLKVGVIGAGAMGKNHIRIYSEMPGVELVGISDIDRELVEGLAQQYNTKAFTDYMELLAEGLDAVSIVVPTKMHRKVAIDAIEAGAHVLVEKPIADTVENAKAIIEAADSNGRLLMIGHIERFNPAVIKLKEIIEEGLLGKIVSISTTRVGPYNPRIRDVGVILDIGVHDIDIISFLYGRPVNQVYAVAGADIHSFEDHATIHMRLDHEFSGLVEVNWLTPHKVRKLTAVGVGGVAYLDYIDQTVELHDSGWVRKAKIEPKEPLKNELEYFIDCINKGKKPEPCGTDGNHALKVSLAAIESYKNEKLIEIKE
- a CDS encoding nucleotide sugar dehydrogenase, whose protein sequence is MSQKLEDILKEKGPIKKIGVIGMGYVGIPAAVLFADSDKFDLVLGFQRDSPSSGYKIDMLNRGESPLKGEEPGLEDLLKKVVDAGKFECTPDFSRISEVDAITLAIQTPFADSKALEPDFGALKEGIRNVGRYLRPGMLVVLESTITPGTTETMAKEILEEESGLKAGEDFALAHAPERVMVGRLLRNIQEHDRIVGGIDQPSTDRAVELYSPVLTKGKVIPMSATAAEVTKTAENTFRDLQIAAANQLALYCESMGINVYDVRAGIDSLKGEGITRAILWPGAGVGGHCLTKDTYHLERGVKLGSEALDYPQDAESIYVLARRVNDFMPVHMYNLTVAALKRVGKDINSSKIAMLGWAFINDSDDARNPPSEPYRDMVVETGANLLVHDPHVLNYPEVEIHKNIDEVIEGADAVVIFTGHKEYFNLKPDDIKKMTGMENTVIIDGRNVIDPDMFINAGFIYKGIGRGDKNGHEIIN
- a CDS encoding VanZ family protein; this translates as MKNFKKNKYIAYLVLYAQYFLQFLLDIVSHIQKFDYKRNKKNILIALTILYAGFIFYLSSQSNLSVPSSMFKIPLMYQLADILKNMGLVSIIDIAEYAYTNMDKVAHMFLYFGLGVLLHLTFRNSENIVLKRYAAIFAVLLGIIYGITDEFHQSFVPGRTSSIHDLLADGIGVTIAQIIFVILILINLQRKKSKDDWEEPNH
- a CDS encoding NAD-dependent epimerase/dehydratase family protein produces the protein MKTVLITGGIGQVGSYLVDKMQDDYDVTVLDNLSSGKEPELPNHVHFVKEDVRSPIAKELAGKHDIIIHTAAQISVAKSMNDPVFDADNNVFGTLNLLEGARAGNLERFIYISSAAIYGNPEYLPIDENHPQNPMSPYGASKFCGEKYCSMYYNAYGLPTVCIRPFNIYSPRQDPSNPYSGVISKFIGRVRDDMPPIIFGDGSNTRDFVSAHDVVNMIMLLANGQGDNGEVYNVGTGRVTRIDELAQIVLDIFGKDMDIEFRDPMPGDIKDSYSDISKAQNIGFEPKVDLYKGLEEIIG
- a CDS encoding MraY family glycosyltransferase, translating into MPYFIKKLTEKGIIARDYYKREVTMIPERGGIAILLVAMVCFSLNTLFFKFATTNYVALIVIAMFGLFGILDDMIDIGRVTKLLLMYYCSYPLIQYATHTAFTLPNVGDIELGILYLQFIVPTYVLVASNLVNMHSGFNGLSSGLSVIVLIALIVKSVLIGDVDNIFAVVSITGATFGYYMYDRYPSNIFWGNIGSLTIGAAIGTMIVIQGFIISGFIMLIPHTVNFLMYVYWRVMKFPVAKFGKEREDGTLEVPNALTLKWILPYYRRVTERQATWAMYALTGFFCLLGVLLPGRI